GTGCTCGACACCGCGGTGCCCGCGGCCGCCAGGTTGAACAGCACCTTCTGCCCCGGTTGGAGCACGTGCGAGAACGCGGCGCCGAGCCCCGTGTACCCGTTCGCGGCCCCCTTCGCGATCGTGATCGGGTTCGCGTTGGTCGCGGGGTTCTCGAACAGGATCGCCCGGGGCTTGAGCCCGTCGAGGCTCACCGCCGCGCCGTTGATCCCGACGAGTGCCGTCAGGTCGAGTGACCCGGCCCCGGCCGTCAGCGCCTTCGAGCCGTTCGCGTGGGCCGTGACGTTGGGGGTGCCGGACCCGGTGAGACCGACCTCGCTGCTCAGCTTGTTGAACGTGAGGCTGTTCTTCGAGCTGTCGAGGAACGCCGCGTTCGCGGGCGGAACCTCGACCACGTCCAACTTGATCCCGACCGTCGCGCGCGTGACGCTCATGAGTACGCTCCGTTCCAGAGTAAATCGAGCTGTGCCTTGGCCGCCGGCGGAAGCGCCTTCGCGTTACCCGCGTCGCCCCGGTTCTCGTCCCAATTCCCGATCGCGAGCAACATCGCGACCGTCACGCCCGCCGGGACGTTTTGGAGCGGGGCGCCCGCGGTGAACTCGATCGTGACCGGCGCGACCTTGCCGCGCTTCAGCTCGGGCCAGTACCCATCCGGGGCCGGGCACACGAGGGGCGGGCTGTGGTCGAGCCAGGTCTGATAGTCCCCGGCGTCGAACGTCCGCTCGGTACCGGCCGCGTCGAAGTACCGGAGCGCGTCCACCGACGCGACCGGCTCGACCGGGAGCCGGATCGCCCCCGCGATGTCGCTCGTGCATTCCGTCGGCCAGGCCGGGAGGGTGAGCCGCACCGTCTGGGTGACCCAGCGCTTGCCCGTGTACTGCTCCGACAGCTCTCGGGCCGCCCGGATCCACCCCGTAATGAGGTCGTCTTCCTCGTCGTGATCGATCCGCAGGTGCGCCTTGGCCCGTGCCAGGGACACGGGTTCGACGGCCGGCGGGGTGATCGTGACGAGTCCGAACACAGTGCCTCACTGCTTCGCGGGCTTCGGCGCCTTTGCGGGCTTCGGCTTCGCGGGTTTGGCCGCGGTCGGCTGGGGCGCGGGCGGCGCGACGTTCGCTACCGTCTCCCGGATCACGGCGGGCGCCGCGTCGAGCGGTTCCGCGATCCCCTTCGCGATCAGCTCGAGCGCCAGGTGCTCCCACGGGGGAACCCATACGGCCCCTGGGGGCATCCCCCGGTGGGGCTGTCTCAGTCGCACTTGCACGGCAAACCCTCTCGTACCAACCGGCCGGGCGCCGGTTTAGCTGATGATCGGGGCGCGCATCAGTTGCGCGACGCCCTTGTCCGCGGCCGAGGTCGGGGCGCTGTCCCCTTCGTGCAGGTTCGCCCACGCGACCGCGAACGTGCCCGTGGCCCCGTTCCCGCCCGTGAGAAACAGGTCCAGGTACCGCTTGCGCCCCTTGAGGTCGATCTCGAACTTGAACATCGTGTTGTCGCTGGTCGCGCTCGGGAGCGTGCTCGCGGCCCCGGTGTCGTTCGGGTCGGTCCCGACCCGGGTGCCCACGACGTCCACGGCCCCGGACATGCCCGGGTCGTCGGACTCCTGCACCTTCAGGAGCGTGGACCCGATGTCCATCGCCCCGAACGCCACGAAGATCTCGAGGTAACTGAACCCGAGCGTGTCGATGGTCGCCGTGGCGAACGCGGCGTTGTTCACGATCGCCGCGGGCGGCGTCACGAGCACGGTCTTGTACTTGGTCGGCTTCACGGGAGCGCCTCGCGTTTAAGGGTGAGTCCGAAGCCGTGGAGTCGAACCACGCGGTTCCGGGGCATGAACCCGGACCGGCCCGCGCCGCCTCGGAAAGTGGGGGCCGGAGCCCCCGGAGCGGCGTTACGCCGCGAGCTGCAGCCCGACCACCGGACCGGTGTTGGCGGTGTTGCGCGGGTCCGTGACCGTGTGGTTGTTGATCGCGACGCGCTGGGTGCCGAGGATCGTCATCAGCCCCTTGGTGAAGTCGTCGTTCTCGAACCCGACTTCCACGGTCCGGCCCCGGCGGTTCCCGAGCTTCGAGCTGAGGCGCAGGTCACCGAAGATGGCCCCGATCTGGGTCGCGGTCGGGGCCGCGGCCATCACGTTGACCCAGGTAACCGGGTACCCGAGGAGCATCATTTCCCCGCCCCGCGCGACGTCGCTCGGGAGCGCCCCGCCCGCGGCGAGTTGCAGGCGCTGGACCGCGTTCGCCCAGAACGCCTTGTGCATGAACCAGCGCGGTTGGGCGCTCGGGTAGTTCGGGTACTTCGCGACCACCGCGTTGAAGTCGTCGAGCGTGAGCGTGGCCACCGTGTTGCGCCCGACCCCCGCTTGCGCGCGGGCCGCGGCCGACGCCAAGATCTTCGTGACGAGGCCGACGATCCCGCCGTATGCTGCCGTGCCGTCCCCGTTGAACCCGGCCGCGTCCTCGGCGTAAGCGAACGCTTCCGCCAGGCACATCGCGACCTTGTCGCCCAGGTCGATCACGGAGTCCTCGTCGAGAACCCGGGTCATCTTGTTCATCGCCTTGAGTTCCTTGGCGATGAGCGCGATCAGGTCCCACGCCGGATCGGTCGAGCCGGGCTTGTTGCCCTCCACGGTCCAGTACGCGGTCATGCTCCCGGTCCACCGGGGCGAGTCCTTGGTGCCGCTCGACATGGGCACGTTCTCGGCGAACTGGCGGAACACGCCGTACACGAGCGCCAGCTCCTGCACCGCGTAGTCCAGTTCGTTCGGGACGAAGTACCCGGCGCCCTTGTTGTCGAACGTGTTGAGCACGGCCGAGGGGCCGGTATCGAGTGCCCCGCGCCGGATCTCGACCCCGTTCGCGGCGCACCACTTCTGCGCCTCTTCGCTCCCGTACAGCGTGGCCGCGGCCCACATCCCCGCGCGCTCGGCCCGTTCCACCGCATCGGCACCCTTGAACGCGCGCAGCGGGCCGTGGTTCCGGGGGCGTGCGGCGGGGCGGTTCGGGTTGGTTGAGGCCGGGCCGCCCGCGTCGGGACGGAACCGGGCGTGCCCCGCGGCGTTCAAGCGGGTCGCGTCGGCCGCGATCCGGGCCGCGGACTCGGCGCGTTCCAGACGGGTGATTTCGGCCTGTTCCGCCGCGACCGCGGTCTTGTACGAGTCGTTGGCCGCGGTCCAACTCGCTTCCCACTCGGGCGTGGAAACGAAGTCGGCGGCCTGCGCTTCGTTCGCCAGGCGGGTGACGTCGGCGCCGGCCTTTTCACGAGCGGCGCGCAGTTCGGCGAGGGTCATCGGCGGTCCCCAATGTGGTCGGGACCGGGCCGGAAATAGACAAACCGGCGGCCCCGACAGCGGTTAGCTGTTCACGAGGTCGCCGGTTAAACGGCGGGTAGATTGGTGCGAGCGCGAGCCCGCGTGAGTTAGTAGTATCGCTTCGACCTATGGAAATGTCAATGACGATCGGCGAAAATTATTACTTCGAGACGACCCGCGTCTTGATCCGGACGCTGAATTCGGGGAACGGTTGCCGATTTTCAGAGGCGTCGCCGTCGATCAGAAACCATTCGTGCTCAATAACCTCGACTACTACGTCGGAATAGTCACTGGTGTAATTCTTGTGCACGTGGATACGCGTACCAACGGGTGGAAGGTAACTCGGCTCCACGACCTGGTTGTGCTTACCAACCTCCAAAATCACTTGTCCCTTCATTATTGTGCCTTTCAAAACAGCACTATACACGGCAGCCTTCGGTACAGCCCGGCTCAGGTAGAACTAAGTCTATCCGATTTTCTGTCAATGCAGGTCAAGCCGTAGGCAACCCGTTCGCCACCAGGTCCGCCGCGACCTTGCGCCGCGTCTTGGCGGTACGGGTCGCGTTGATCTCGTTCACCACCTGCTCGAGCGTAGCCACGCGGTCCGCCATTTTCAGCTCGACAGCCTCGGCCGCCAACCGCATCCGCCCTTGTCCGAAGTCGCGCTCGACCCGATCGGCCTTCACCCCGCGCCCCTTCGCCACCGCCGCGAGAAACATGCCGTAATACTCGTTCACCACGCGCTGCATCTCGTCGCGCGCTTCGGGCGAAAGCGGGTACTCGGCCGCGCCCTCGGCCTTGTACGTGCCCGCGGTGACGTAGGTCGTTTTGTACCCGAGCTTCTCGTCGAACGCGGATACGTCGGTGTGCGCCCACACCACGCCCACACTCCCCACCTGTCCGGCCGGGGTGACCGCGATCGTGTGGGCCTGGGTCGCGATCCAGTACGCCGCGGACGCCGCCACGTGGTTCGCGACCGCGTAAATGGGCTTCTGCTTCCGCGCCGCGAGGATCTTTGCCGCGACTTCCGGCATGCCGAACACCGAACCACCCGGGCTGTCGATGTCGAGCACGATCGCCTCGGCCTGGGGATCGGCTGCGGCTTGCTCGACGGCGCGCCCGATGCCCTCGGCGCTCGCGCCCCCGGACCACGACGCGAACACGCTCGGGCGCGGGGTGATGGTCCCGTGAACCGGGATGATCGCCGCGGCGCCTTGCAACTTGTACGGCTTCTTGTCCTGGCTCGACGGCTCGAAATCGCCGTCATCGAACGCGACCGGCTCGACGGGCTGCGTGCCGCCCGCGACCCGGCGCCACAACACGGCCTCGATCTCTTGGAGCTTCGAGGGGAGGATGGCCCACGGTGAGCCGTAGAACGCGGCGAGCACGTGCGGATAGCTACGCTTCATTGGGTGACTCCAAGAGGATGTGCGCGAGGTCTTTCGGCAAACGGACTTCCTGGTCCGCGACCAGGGCCGCGACGGACGCCGCGAGGGTTTTCGGTGTGGCTTCGTTGCTCACGGTCGCGTACTCGGCCGCGATCGTCTCGAACAGCCAGTCGGCGCCCTGGCCCTTGAGCGATTTCCCGTTGCCGTTCGCGGCCGTGGCCGTCTCCTCGGCTGCGAGCAGTTCGGCCCGGAATATGGCCGCGTGCTGCGCTCGCAGGCCGTCGAGGAACGCCATGAACTTACCCGCGTCCTTCGCGGCCCGGTTCGCGTGGAACGCCACACGCTTCACGAGCTTCTTCGCGCTGGTCTTGAGCGCGGTTGCGGCCGCCGCCCGGACCGCCGGGTCCGGCTTCGGCGTGCGTGCGTTCGCGCTCCCCTCGGGCCGTCCCGGGCCGGGATCGGCGTTGTCGTTGGGGCTGTTACGGTTCCCGCCCTGGCCCATGTTGAGCGGGATCAGCAGTTTGTCCGCGTCGTCCTCGTCGGACGGCGGGAGGTCGAGTTGCTTGCGGGCCTCGTTCTGGGTCATGAACGGCTTGCCCGCGGTCGCGACCCGGAGCGTCTCGAACTTCTCTTTGATCGCGGGCCGGAGCAGCGCCTCGCGGTTCGCCTTCACCTCGTACCCCTGCGCGCGTTCCGGGGCGCTCAGGAGCTTCGCGCTCGCTTCGTCCTCGAGCACGTTCAAATAGAAGTCGAGCCCGTCCGCGACGAACGCGGTATCTTCCTGCTCCTGGCTCGCGTAGTTGCGCCCGCCGGCGCCGAGCTTCGAGGCGGGCACCCCGGTGAAGTTCGCGATTGCGGTGAGCGACATTTGCGCCGCGCCCGCGGCGCCGAGCTGTTCCGCGTTGAGCGACACCGCTTTCGCCTTGAGCCCCCGGTCGAGGATCGCGGTGCGGCCCGCGTTGTCCAGCCCGACGTGCATGCGCTCCCAATCGTCCCGGAGCCGGGTCTTCACCTTGTCGTCGATCGCCTGATCGGTCTCCAGCAGCATCGCCGGGCGCCCGCTGTTCTTGTTGAGCGACGATTCCAGTTTGCGCTGGCCGAGCGCGAGCCCGATTTCCTGAGCCGCCTTCGCCCACACCGGGTACCCGACCAGGCCGTCGAACCCGAACCCCTTGAAGTGCAATACCTCTTCGGGGCGCAACCGGATGCCCTCGCCCTCGCTCTCGAACGGGTAGACGACGTACCACAACTGGCCGTTCCGCCGACACGGGTACGTGCGGTCCGGGTCCATCGGGATCAGTTCCGTAATCATCCCGCTCTCGCGCCAGATCGCCGCATAAGCATTGCCGCGCGAGGGAACGTGCCCGGCCATCTGCAGCCAGAACTGGAACGCGGTCTGCTCGGCGTTCGCGCGCTCGTGAACGAGGCGGTACACCGCGTGGTCACGCGCCCGTTCCTTCCCCTCACCCGCGTCCGATTCGGTGCGCCGGTACAGGTGCTTGGGAACGGCCGCGACCTTCTGCGCGATGAGCGAGATGGCCCGGTACCAGGCGTGGTACGCGAGCGCGGCCTCGCCCGAGGACGGGTCCGCGTCCTCGGCGAGCGACACGAGACCGGCCCTCACGAACGGTTGCCACCAACCGTTCGCGGCCGAGCCCGCGCTCGCGCGGGGGCTATTCCGATGCGGTCCCGTGGTTCCCGGGTTCATCCGCGCCCGGAGGAGTCGGTTCAGCAGCAAGGGTGCGCTCCCGGAGGTAGTAGGTGCCGAGCAACAAGAGCCCGCAGACGATCAGGGATATGGGCCAGTACATCGCGGCCAGGCCGCCGAGCACGAGCGCCACGCCGAGCACCGCGAGCAGATCCCACAAGTCGATTACGAGCACGGTCGAACCTCAAATGAAGGTCACGGTCGGGGCACTGGTGCCCGGGTTCTCGATCACCCCGACCATCGCGTCGAGGGCCGCGGCCACGCCGTCGATGTTCTTCGCCGAGTTCGGGTCCGGCTTCTTCGGCGCGATGTTGTTGTTGCGGTCCCGGATCACCTCGCAGTGCCCGATCTGCCAGTCCATCACGAGGTTCCCGGGGTGCTGAATGCTCCCGGCCCGCAACCGGCGCTCGAACTCGCACGCCAGGCCGGTCATTGTCATGATGTTCTGGCGCACCTCTTTGCGGTCCCCGACGACACCGGGAACGGACGCCGTGCCGAGGGATTCGCCCTCGTGCAGCGCCTGCGTCAGCTCGTTCGCGTAGTGCTCGTCGTAATAGAGGCACGTCACGTCGAGCTGGTTCCCGGTGATCGCGGCCCGGAGGTCCGCTTTCACCCGGGAATAGTCCATCGTCCCGCCCGGGGTCAGGTTCAGGTGCCCCTCGGCGGCCCACGTCTCGAACGGGAACAGGTGCGCGCGCTCGCGGGCCGTCTGCTCCGGGAGCCAGAACACGGGCCAGAGGCGCAGGCACTCGTCCCCGTCCTCGGGCCACGGGAACAGGAACACGGCCGCGTTCATGTCCAGCTTGCGCGCCGCGTCGAACCCGAGGTAGCACGAGCGCCCGGCCAGGTCCGCGAGCGTGTACCGCCGGGCGCCGCGCTCCCACGCGCGTTGGTCGAGCCACCGGGACACGGACCCGACCCAGATGTTGAGGCGCTCCTGCATGAAGATCGCGACCTTGCGCGGCTCGCTCTTGGAGCGCTCCCAGTCGGCCCGGTACTCGCTCGGTTTAATGAGCGTGCCCCACGCCGGGTTCGCGAGCTTCCCGTACTCGTCGAGGTTCTCGTCGATCTCGGTCGCGGTCGCCTTCTGGGGGGCCGCGTACTCGACGTGCAAGTAGTGCGGGTCGTTGACCCGGCCCTCGTTGACCTCGCGCCCGCGCTTGCACCGGCCGAACCCGGCCGACGAGGGATCGGTACCGGCCGTTGAGAACGACGTCTGAAGCGGCTCCTTCCGGGAGATCCCGGCGCGCCCGACCGCTTCCATCATCTGCAAATTGACGACGTGCATTTCGTCGATCGTGACCGACCCGTTGTACCCGTGCTTGGAATCGGCCCCGCGCTTGTTGTCCCCGGTCACCACCTGGAGCACGGACTTGCTCGGGAGGTGCGAGATCTGGAGGGACGTCATGTTGATCTTGCAGTCCTCGTCGAGCGCGGGCGACATCTGCACCATGTTGATCGCGTGCGTCTGGGCGATCTTCGCCTGCGTCCCGTCGTGGGCCATCATGTACACCTTCTGGCCCGGCTCGTTGTCGCCGCACAGGAGGTACAGGTTGTACGCCGCGGCGAGGGGCGACTTCCCGTTCTTCTTCGCCGCCCACAACCCCGCGTGCGTGAACCGCCGAATCCACTGATCCCATTCGTCGGACCAGCGCACCCACGAGAACAGCCGCATCAGGAACTCGCGCTGCGCGGGGTACAGCTCGAGCGGTTCGCCCGCCCGATCGCCCTCGTACAGACAGCAGTTCTCCTCAATCCAGCCGCACACGAACTCGCCGCGCTCCCCGTCGAAGCGCATCCCGGCCTTGGCCGCGCGTTCGTCGGCAACCGTGCGAATCCAGTTCTTCGTGTCGCGGTCGATCGTCATTACTTCCCCTCGCGCGGGCGCATCACGTCGTAAGGCACCTTCTCGAAACAGAGCACCGAGCGGACGTGTACCGCCGCCTCGGTGTCTGTCGCCCACGGGTGCCGAAACGCGAACACGGTGCCCGCGATGACCGCGTAGAGGAACGCGACCGCGGGAACACACGACACGATTTGTTTCACCCGGCGCATCACTTCTTTCCCTTCTTCGGCGGCCCGGCCTTGTCGAGCGCCGTCTTCGGCCGGGTCGCGACCTTCGCTTTCGCCGGTCCGGTCGCCTCGACGTGCAACTGCGCCCGGTCCGCGGGCGTCAGCCCGAATCGCTTCGCCAACCGGTCGAACGTCGCCGCGGCCGTGCTCGCCGCGTTCATCAGCCGGCCGTATTCGAGCGTGCCCGGCTTGGCCTTATCGAGCACCTCACCGACGCGCTGAATCCGCGCCCACCAACGGCACAGCTCGGCGAGCTGCTCGGCGTCCCGGTCCCGAACGATCCCCGCGAGGACAGCAACGACCCGATCCCAACACTGACTCGCCGGCCCCTTGAGATCGGCCGGTTTCGTGGGCAGTGCGACTGCTCCCGAGTCGTCGGGCTTCGTCCCGTGACGATCGGCGCGATACGTCCCGTCGAGCACATGCTTCTCGATCGGCTTCCGGTGTCGTCCCATATTCCCGAGCACCTCATTCGGGCCACCGCCCGGCACCGTCCCGGACGAAAAATGCCTCAGAATTTCGCCACGAAATATGCGAAGGGGGCCATGCGGTACTTTCGCCTCTGGGGGATGTCGGCAAACCCCCTACCCTCTGGCAAGTGTCAGGGCGACGCCCCTCGGTTCTTGGCGTGCCGGTCACGCGCGGACCGTGAGTTGTGGCACGACGTGCAGAGCGAACGGAAGTTCGTTTCGTCGTAACCACGCGGTCCCAGCGGGCCGAGGCCGTCGATGTGGTCCACACACGTTGCGGCCTCGATCCGCCCGCGCTCGGCGCACAGCACACACGTCGGGTGTTGCTGCAAGTACAGCTTGGACACCTTTGACCATCGAGCGGTGTACCCACGTTCGTGCCGAGTGCCCCGGGCCGCACTGGTGGGGCGCGGCTGGGGCTTCGGGTTGGGGCGGTACTGCTTGGGTCGGCTTGGCATTGCCGAATTCTACACAATAGGTTGTGACGATTCGATATCAGAAATCGATCGCTAAAGCCAATTGATCGGGAACGGACGTGCTTGGACCGGTTCCGGGCGGTAGAATGTGCGCGTTCTCGTGGTTGGTTTAGCTCGTCGCTCTGCGACAGGCTGATGTTGCGTCAGCCGAGCACATTCCACCACACTCGTCGCGAGGAACGCTGTTCCAGCACCGCTTACGCCCTCCGGGATAACTCCGGCATTTGGTGCTGGTGCAACCTCACGAATCGTGGTTCCCAAATGCCGGAGTTATCCCGGAGGGCGGCAGTGCCGTGAGCGTTCCGCGCCCCAGGTCGGGAAGTACACACCACGGGAACAGAGCGGGCCAGGGATTGCTCCCTGGCCCGTGTCGTTTGGTGTGGCGGTCGCGCAAAACAGGAAACGATTAGCCGACCGAAGCCCATGCGCACGAACACGTCCGCCTCTCGCTTGCTTGGCGCAGCACGTTCGCCATTGCGTTCATGTCCAGTGGCTTGGCCAATAGGTAGTTGAACCCGGCCTCGTGGCATTCGACCTCAATCTCGGGTCCCGTTAGCCCGGTCACCGCCACGAGGACTGCATGGGGGACTTGCTCGCGAATCCAGAGCCCTAGACTGAACCCGTCCATCCACGGCATCGCCAGGTCCGTGAAGACCACGTCCGGGCGCACTTCGGATGCCAACTCGACCGCGACGAACCCGTTGTACGCAACACGGGTACTGTACCCGTAAAGGGAGATTAGTTCTGCCAAACTGTCGGCTGCATCTCGCTCATCGTCCACAATCAGAACGGAAAGCGCGCGGTCGCCCGCAGAAAACGTATCGACCATGTTTAAGTCCGTTGCGAACCGTGGGATACGGTCATCGTAGCCAGCGAGACGGTGAACGCAAGCACGAACGGTGCTTCTTCCCTGCGGGAGCCGAAAGGCACCTAGGAATGCCGGTTTCGGTCACCAGCATCCCCGAGTGCCAGCGCGACCGCACGATCAAGTTGTCCCATTGCGACCGGCTTGCCAATGACCGCACTGGCCCCCCGGGCAATCAGCTCACCCGATGTGTAAGGGCCGATCTCACCGGACAGGAACACACACGGTAGGCCAGGAACTAGGACACGCAGCGCGTCCATCGTAGTCGGGCCGTCCATCACCGGCATTCTCACGTCCAGCACGGCCGCAGCAATCCCTCTCTCTCTTGCCTGCAGGATGTCCACGCCTTCCGCTCCGCTCCCCGCTAGGACCGGGGTATACCCGAGCCGTGTGAGCATGGCGCCGAGCACCCCACGAACTAAAGCTTCATCGTCCACAACAAGAACTGCTATGGGGGTGGAACTGCACATAACTCGCCTCAGAATGGGGCGCGCCATGAGTCGGCATATTCCAGACCATTAACTCGGATTATCAGCAACCAGTTTGCAAAGCTTTGCACCTCCTGTTAGTCACGGCACAAATTGAGAAGAGAAACAGGCACCAAGCCACAATTGGTACAAAAAATGCTCCGAAACATAAAGCAAGTAATTAGCTTCTAGGGAGCGAAACCATGCAAACCGACGATGGTGATCGTTCAGGCGCTAACGAAACCACACCCCAAGACAATAAAGAGTTTGTGGAGCTGCAGCTCCGGCTACTGGCACGGGTACATGAAGTTGCTCAACGGATTAAGGCCCGGATCCAGACCACGCTCGGCGAGCCCCCGGAGGAGCCGCCGCTCACTGTTTAGAACAATGGGCTGCCGCTATTCCTTTCCCAGCACCAGGTCCACAACCCAGCACCCGCGCACGTGCGGCCCGGAACCGCGGCAGTGATCGAGCACATCGGCGCTATCGCAGCCCGCGTCCTGGAGCGCGTCCGCCAGGATCGGCATCGCGCCGAAGTCCCGTGACTCGTACATCTGCGACGCGAGCGCGACAGCGGTGGAGCTGCGCCACGAAGAATAGAAAGGCGCC
This region of Gemmata massiliana genomic DNA includes:
- a CDS encoding head-tail connector protein gives rise to the protein MFGLVTITPPAVEPVSLARAKAHLRIDHDEEDDLITGWIRAARELSEQYTGKRWVTQTVRLTLPAWPTECTSDIAGAIRLPVEPVASVDALRYFDAAGTERTFDAGDYQTWLDHSPPLVCPAPDGYWPELKRGKVAPVTIEFTAGAPLQNVPAGVTVAMLLAIGNWDENRGDAGNAKALPPAAKAQLDLLWNGAYS
- a CDS encoding phage major capsid protein, which gives rise to MTLAELRAAREKAGADVTRLANEAQAADFVSTPEWEASWTAANDSYKTAVAAEQAEITRLERAESAARIAADATRLNAAGHARFRPDAGGPASTNPNRPAARPRNHGPLRAFKGADAVERAERAGMWAAATLYGSEEAQKWCAANGVEIRRGALDTGPSAVLNTFDNKGAGYFVPNELDYAVQELALVYGVFRQFAENVPMSSGTKDSPRWTGSMTAYWTVEGNKPGSTDPAWDLIALIAKELKAMNKMTRVLDEDSVIDLGDKVAMCLAEAFAYAEDAAGFNGDGTAAYGGIVGLVTKILASAAARAQAGVGRNTVATLTLDDFNAVVAKYPNYPSAQPRWFMHKAFWANAVQRLQLAAGGALPSDVARGGEMMLLGYPVTWVNVMAAAPTATQIGAIFGDLRLSSKLGNRRGRTVEVGFENDDFTKGLMTILGTQRVAINNHTVTDPRNTANTGPVVGLQLAA
- a CDS encoding S49 family peptidase, whose product is MKRSYPHVLAAFYGSPWAILPSKLQEIEAVLWRRVAGGTQPVEPVAFDDGDFEPSSQDKKPYKLQGAAAIIPVHGTITPRPSVFASWSGGASAEGIGRAVEQAAADPQAEAIVLDIDSPGGSVFGMPEVAAKILAARKQKPIYAVANHVAASAAYWIATQAHTIAVTPAGQVGSVGVVWAHTDVSAFDEKLGYKTTYVTAGTYKAEGAAEYPLSPEARDEMQRVVNEYYGMFLAAVAKGRGVKADRVERDFGQGRMRLAAEAVELKMADRVATLEQVVNEINATRTAKTRRKVAADLVANGLPTA
- a CDS encoding phage portal protein codes for the protein MSLAEDADPSSGEAALAYHAWYRAISLIAQKVAAVPKHLYRRTESDAGEGKERARDHAVYRLVHERANAEQTAFQFWLQMAGHVPSRGNAYAAIWRESGMITELIPMDPDRTYPCRRNGQLWYVVYPFESEGEGIRLRPEEVLHFKGFGFDGLVGYPVWAKAAQEIGLALGQRKLESSLNKNSGRPAMLLETDQAIDDKVKTRLRDDWERMHVGLDNAGRTAILDRGLKAKAVSLNAEQLGAAGAAQMSLTAIANFTGVPASKLGAGGRNYASQEQEDTAFVADGLDFYLNVLEDEASAKLLSAPERAQGYEVKANREALLRPAIKEKFETLRVATAGKPFMTQNEARKQLDLPPSDEDDADKLLIPLNMGQGGNRNSPNDNADPGPGRPEGSANARTPKPDPAVRAAAATALKTSAKKLVKRVAFHANRAAKDAGKFMAFLDGLRAQHAAIFRAELLAAEETATAANGNGKSLKGQGADWLFETIAAEYATVSNEATPKTLAASVAALVADQEVRLPKDLAHILLESPNEA
- a CDS encoding terminase TerL endonuclease subunit, whose amino-acid sequence is MTIDRDTKNWIRTVADERAAKAGMRFDGERGEFVCGWIEENCCLYEGDRAGEPLELYPAQREFLMRLFSWVRWSDEWDQWIRRFTHAGLWAAKKNGKSPLAAAYNLYLLCGDNEPGQKVYMMAHDGTQAKIAQTHAINMVQMSPALDEDCKINMTSLQISHLPSKSVLQVVTGDNKRGADSKHGYNGSVTIDEMHVVNLQMMEAVGRAGISRKEPLQTSFSTAGTDPSSAGFGRCKRGREVNEGRVNDPHYLHVEYAAPQKATATEIDENLDEYGKLANPAWGTLIKPSEYRADWERSKSEPRKVAIFMQERLNIWVGSVSRWLDQRAWERGARRYTLADLAGRSCYLGFDAARKLDMNAAVFLFPWPEDGDECLRLWPVFWLPEQTARERAHLFPFETWAAEGHLNLTPGGTMDYSRVKADLRAAITGNQLDVTCLYYDEHYANELTQALHEGESLGTASVPGVVGDRKEVRQNIMTMTGLACEFERRLRAGSIQHPGNLVMDWQIGHCEVIRDRNNNIAPKKPDPNSAKNIDGVAAALDAMVGVIENPGTSAPTVTFI
- a CDS encoding P27 family phage terminase small subunit, which encodes MGRHRKPIEKHVLDGTYRADRHGTKPDDSGAVALPTKPADLKGPASQCWDRVVAVLAGIVRDRDAEQLAELCRWWARIQRVGEVLDKAKPGTLEYGRLMNAASTAAATFDRLAKRFGLTPADRAQLHVEATGPAKAKVATRPKTALDKAGPPKKGKK
- a CDS encoding HNH endonuclease codes for the protein MPSRPKQYRPNPKPQPRPTSAARGTRHERGYTARWSKVSKLYLQQHPTCVLCAERGRIEAATCVDHIDGLGPLGPRGYDETNFRSLCTSCHNSRSARDRHAKNRGASP
- a CDS encoding response regulator; amino-acid sequence: MVDTFSAGDRALSVLIVDDERDAADSLAELISLYGYSTRVAYNGFVAVELASEVRPDVVFTDLAMPWMDGFSLGLWIREQVPHAVLVAVTGLTGPEIEVECHEAGFNYLLAKPLDMNAMANVLRQASERRTCSCAWASVG
- a CDS encoding response regulator, translated to MCSSTPIAVLVVDDEALVRGVLGAMLTRLGYTPVLAGSGAEGVDILQARERGIAAAVLDVRMPVMDGPTTMDALRVLVPGLPCVFLSGEIGPYTSGELIARGASAVIGKPVAMGQLDRAVALALGDAGDRNRHS